The genome window TCCGCGTGTTCCAGGGCGAACGCGAAATGGCCGCGGACAACAAGCTGCTGGGTCAGTTCGACCTGGTCGGCATTCCGCCGGCACCGCGCGGCATGCCGCAGATCGAAGTCACCTTCGACATCGACGCCAACGGCATCGTCAACGTCTCGGCCAAGGACAAGGGCACCGGCAAGGAGCAGCAGATCCGCATTCAGGCGTCCGGCGGCCTGTCCGATGACGAAATCAACCAGATGGTCCAGGACGCCGAGGCGAACGCCGAATCCGACAAGAAGCGCAAAGAACTGGTCGAGGCCCGCAACGCGGCCGACAGCGCCGTCCACACCACGGAAAAGGCCCTGTCCGATCATGGCGATGCACTGTCCGGCGAAGACAAGTCGGCGATCGAAACCGCCCTGACCGAACTGAAGGAGGTCAAGGACGGTGAAGATCTGGAAGAGATCAAGGCCAAGACCGAAGCCCTGACCCAGGCCTCGATGAAACTGGGCGAAGCCATGTACAAGGCGGCCCAGGCGGAAGGCGGGGACGACGCCGATGCCGATGCGGGCGCATCGTCGACCGGCGGCCAGGAAGAGAGCGTCGTCGACGCCGACTTCGAGGAAGTCGACGACGACAAGAAGGACAAGTCCTAACCGATAAACGAGGACCGGCCCCGCCTTCCCATGAGGAGTGGCGGGGCCGAACCTTCGACGGGAGGGGATTATGTCCAAACGCGACTACTACGAAACGCTGGGCCTTCAGAAGGGCGCGTCCGCGGACGAGCTGAAAAAGGCCTACCGCAAGCTGGCCATGCAGTATCACCCGGACCGCAATCCGGGCGATGCCGAGGCCGAAGCCAAGTTCAAGGAAGTCGGCGAAGCCTATGAAGTCCTGAAGGACGAGCAGAAGCGCGCCGCCTATGACCGGTTCGGTCATGACGCCTTTGAACAAGGTGGCATGGGTGGCGGCGGGTTCCGCAATGCCGGCGGCGGTGCCGGATTCGGCGGATTCACCGATATCTTCGAAGAGATGTTCGGCGATTTCATGGGTGGCGGCGGTGGCCGTGGCCGGGGTGGACAACGTGCGTCCCGCGGCGCGGACCAGCGCTATAACCTGGAAATCGGGCTGGAAGACGCGTTCAACGGCCGTCAGGTCGAAATCAAGGTACCGACCGCGGTCACCTGCGATTCCTGCGACGGCAGCGGCGCGGAAGACGGCGCGCAACCGGTCAATTGCGGCACCTGCGGCGGCGACGGCAAGGTCCGCGCCAGCCAGGGCTTCTTCACCATCGAACGGACCTGCCCGTCCTGTCTGGGCCAGGGCCAGGTGATCGACAAGCCCTGCCGCAAATGCTCCGGATCCGGCCGGATGCACAAGGACAAGACCTTGCAGGTCAACATCCCGAAAGGGGTGGAGGAAGGCACCCGTATCCGTCTTTCCGGCGAGGGCGAGGCGGGTCTGCGCGGCGCACCGCCGGGCGATCTCTATATCTTCCTGTCGATCCGCCCGCACCGCCTGTTCGAACGCGAGGGCGAGAACCTGTTCTGCCGCGTGCCGATCTCCATGGCCGACGCGGCCCTGGGCGGCGAGATCGAGGTCCCGACCATCGACGGCGGCCGTGCCAAGGTGAAGGTGCCCGACGGCACCCAGACCGGCCAGCGTTTCCGCCTGCGCGGCAAGGGCATGCCCGTCCTGCGCAGCGAATCCCGCGGCGACATGTATATCGAACTGGCCGTCGAAACCCCGGTCAACCTGACCAAGCGCCAGAAAGAGCTGCTCAAGGAATTCCGAGACGAGGGCAAGGGCAAGAATACCAGCCCCGAAACCGACGGCTTCTTCGCCAAGGTCAAGGAATTCTGGGATGACCTGACCGAATAGGAAAATCGGGCGGCGCGACTATTCCGCCGCCCGAACTCCTGTCGAGACAAAGGGTTCCACCGTCCCGATCGCGCGGGCGACATACTCGTCTTTCTGGCCGACCGGGGCGACATAGTGGATCGCGCTTTCGGCCTCTTCTCTGGACGCGCCCGCCATCAATACCCAGGTTGCGAGATACTGCGACGCAAGACAGCCCCCCGCCGTCGCGATATTGCCATCCGCGTGGAATGGCTGATTCAACACATCCACGCCGGCTTCGATCACCCAGGGTTTGGTCGTCAGATCGGTGCAGGCCGGACGGCCGCCCAGCAAGCCGAGCTTCGCCAGCAACAGCGTCCCCGAACATTGCGCGCCGATCAGTTGCCGCGCCGGGTCCAGCCTGATCCGGTCCAGAATCGCAGGCGTCTGCGCGACGTCTCGCGTCTTCATGCCGCTGCCGAACAGGACCGCGTCGGCTTCGCCGGCGAATTCCAGCGGCTTTTCGGCCCGAACCGTCACCCCATTCATGGATGTCACTTCGGCTTCGGGACAGGTGATATGGGCCTTCCAGCCCTTTCCGCGCATCCGGTTTAGGATGCCGGAGGCGATGAAGGAATCCAGTTCATTGAACCCGTCAAAGGTCAGGATGGCGATCTGCATGGATACTCCGCTGGCGATTTAGAACGGCGCGGATACGGAACAATCCAACCAAAGGCGTCCTGTTGCAACGCCTGAATTGTGTGCGGACAACCCAGCCCCAAGCCGATACATCCTGCGCTGCCTGCTCCAGCCTCCGCAGCGATGATCGGGCAGCATATATGTTGAACTTACCGTGCAGAAACTCGGGGCGAACTCGTTAAGTTTAGCACTTACAATGCCCTAAGTGGCGCACGCTGCTTATTCTGGACGGACCGGAAAGCCGCGCCAGTCATGATAGTAATGCAACACACTTGGCTGGATTTCAGTCCGCCAGTTCCCCGGGTTTTGCCAGACAATCTTTTTGTCCCGCGCAAACACTTTGCACGGACTCGACGTGCGTTCCTCACAATGTTTCAAAAGTTCTATCGCGTCTGGGTCTGCACATTGGAACGATGATGCGGACGTGCAGTAGGAGTAGAACCCGCGCGTTCCGTCTTCAGTTATTACAAAATCCAACCCTTGGCGGTGTCGAAAGTAGTATTCGTAGCTTTTTAGAGCCGAGGACGTCAGCCTAATTGCCCCTGCCCCGGTAAAATTGACCGAACCATCGTCCTTTGATGGAACGCCGCATGCCGCCAGCAACAGAACCGCAATATGTATGCAAACGAGTCTCGTCATCTAACCGGCTTAAGGTTTCTTGCTTGCCAAGTAGTTTAACCGCTCCCGCCACGCGCCCGGCGTCATGCCGAAGGCGTTCTTGAAGTGGCGGGTCATGTGGGCCTGGTCGGCGAAACTGGCCTCGGCGGCGGCGGAGGAGAGGGTGGCGCCGGTCTGCAGCGCAGCGCGGGCGCGGTCGAGGCGGCGCATGACCAGCCAGCGATGCGGGCTGATGCCGCTGACGGCGCGGAAATGGCGGGCCAGGGCGAAACGGGACTGGCCGGTGATGCTTTCCAGATCCCCCATCGCGAGATCCTGGTCCAGCGAGTTCAGCATCGCCTGTTTCGCCCGGCGCACAGCCTCGACATCCGCAGGCCCGACACGGCGCGGCGCCGTCGCGGGATCGAGCCGCGCCAGTGCCTGGGCGATATCGGCGATGTCCGATGCCCATTCCAGTCCCGTCTTCGTCTGGTCGATATCCTGCAGGGCCGTGGTGGCGGCGGCGCGAAGCGCCGGATCCCGGGAAATGCATTCCCCGACGAATGGCAGGCTGCGGTCCGCATCGGGCAGGGCCTCCCGAACTGCGTCGGGGTCAATATAGAGCATGCGGTACCGGAAACCGCCCTCCGCGCCGGATCGGCCGTCATGCAGTTCGTCCGGATGCAGCACAATGGTATTTCCGGCCAGACTGTTCCGCTCCACACCGCGATAGGTGAAGGACTGAACCCCGTTCAGGGTCACGCCGATCGCATAGGTGTCGTGGCGGTGCGGCGCATAGGCCTGACCGCCGAAGCACGCCTCAATCCGTTCCGGGCCACCGGGCCCGTCGCCGGGCGCGATGCGCACCCAGTCCTGTCCCTCCGGCCCGCACGAACGTTCAAGACCCGAGAAATCGTGCTGCGTAGACTCCATCCCGCAACGCTAGCAGAGACCGCGCCGCCCGGCGACCGGCCATTCGGGAAAGGATGCCATGAACCCCGTTCTCACACTCGATCAGGAGTTCGCTCAGATCACGGAATATTATTCGCCGCGCGTCGTGGCGCTGGCCAATGGGCAATATGTCAAACTGGCCAAGTTGAAGGGCGGGTTCGTGCGTCATAATCACGAGAAGGAAGACGAATTCTTCTTTGTCCTGAAAGGGACGTTCTGCCTGCGATACGACGACGGCAGCGAGGCGGTGATGACCGCCGGGCAATGCCATGTCACCCCGCGCGGCGTCTGGCATCACCCCTATGCGCCGGAAGAGGCTTGGGCGATGTTCGTCGAACCGGCCGGGACCCTGCATACCGGCACGGTGGACAGCCCCTTGTCGAAATTCGTCGAAAGTCAGATCGCCACCCTTGTTCAGGAAGGCTGAGCCGATGCATTTCGACACCAAATTGGCCATCGTCATCCGGGACGATCTGCTGCCCTGGCAGGGGTTGAACGTCACTGCCTTCCTGGCCGGCGGTTTGGCCGGGCGCGACCCAAACATCCTCGGCGCGGCCTATGCCGATGCCGACGGGACGGACTACGCCCCCCTGATCCGCGAACCGATCTTCGTGCTGGCAGGAACGGCGGAGACCCTGCAACGCACCCGCCGCCGCGCCGTCGACCGGGGCCTGACGCCCGCGATCTATACCGTGGAGATGTTCTCGACCGATCATGATGATGCCAACCGTGCCGCCGTCGCCGCCGTGGCGGCGGACGCGCTGGACCTCGTGGGGGTTGCGATCCACGGCCCGCGCAAGGCAGTCGACAAGGTGATCAATGGTCTGAAGCGCCACCCCTGAGGCATTCTGGCCCGGGACCTTCCGCGTCACTTCGGATACCCTACATTTCAGGCGCAAGCATGAGGCAGCCGTGATGCATCAGACGAATTCGATCCTTCTGTTCGACAGCGATTGCGTCCTCTGTTCGCGCTGGGTCCGGTTCATTTTGAGATGGGAACGGGCCCCTGAAATCCGCTTCGTCGCGGCGCAGAGCGATGCAGGGCAGGCACTTCTGGCGGAACTGGGACTGCCCCTGACCGATTGGGACACGAACTTCCTGCTGGAGACCGGTCCCAATGGCCAGGTCCTGCATGTCAGGTCCGACGCTGCCCTGGCGGTGCTGGCCCGGATGCGGGCGCCGGTCCGCTGGCTGTCGTTTCTGCGGATCGTGCCGCGGACGATGCGGGACTGGATCTATGATCGGGTGGCGCGCAACCGCTATGCCTGGTTCGGGCGGCGGGATTCCTGCCTTGTGCCGCCACCGGAGTTGCGCACCCGCTTCCTGTAGCCCGCACCGCATTGCCAGATCGGTCCCGGTGCCGCTACCCTCCCCGGCAAGATAAAGAACAGACCTTTCCAGGGAGACGCCGACATGGCCCTGTCACCGTATTTCATGCCCACCGAAACGGGCGACACCGCATTCACCGTCGAGGCGCCCAAGATCAAGTTCGGCAGTGGCAGCCTGAAGGAAGTCGGCCAGGACGCGCTCGGCCTCGGCATGACCAAGGTTGCGGTCTATACTGACAAATGGGTCAAGGACCTGCCGGCGATGCGGGATGTCGTGGAGTCCCTGCGCGCCGCCGGGCTGGCTTTCGATGTCTATACGGAAACCGAGGTCGAACCGACGGATCAATCCTTCAAGGCCGGGACACAATTCGCGGTCGACGGCGGGTTCGACGGGTTCATTTCTGTCGGTGGCGGGTCGGTCATTGATACGGCGAAGGCCGCCAATCTCTACAGCACCTATCCCGACGATTTTCTGGCCTATGTGAATGCACCGGTGGGTCAGGCGAAGCCTGTTCCAGGGCCGCTGAAGCCGCATATCGCCTGCCCGACGACCTTCGGCACGGCGTCGGAATGTACCGGCATCGCCGTTTTCGACTTTCTGGAAATGGAGGCAAAGACCGGCATTGCCAGTCCGCGCCTGCGTCCGTCGCTGGGGGTGCTGGATCCGGCCAATCTTGCCAGCCTGCCGAAGCTCGTTCTGGCCGCAAACGGGTTCGACGTCTTCACCCATGCCTTCGAGAGCCTGACGGCCCGCCCGTTCACGCATCGTGCAAAACCCGCCGATCCGAGCAAGCGGCCGCTGAGCCAGGGCGCCAACCCCTATTCCGACATTGCCTGCCAGGAGGCGATCCGGCTGGTCGGCGGGCATCTGGTCGGCGCCGTGAACGACCCGTCGGACGAGGATTACGAGGCCCTGATGTTCGCCGGGATGCTGGC of Alphaproteobacteria bacterium contains these proteins:
- the dnaJ gene encoding molecular chaperone DnaJ, which codes for MSKRDYYETLGLQKGASADELKKAYRKLAMQYHPDRNPGDAEAEAKFKEVGEAYEVLKDEQKRAAYDRFGHDAFEQGGMGGGGFRNAGGGAGFGGFTDIFEEMFGDFMGGGGGRGRGGQRASRGADQRYNLEIGLEDAFNGRQVEIKVPTAVTCDSCDGSGAEDGAQPVNCGTCGGDGKVRASQGFFTIERTCPSCLGQGQVIDKPCRKCSGSGRMHKDKTLQVNIPKGVEEGTRIRLSGEGEAGLRGAPPGDLYIFLSIRPHRLFEREGENLFCRVPISMADAALGGEIEVPTIDGGRAKVKVPDGTQTGQRFRLRGKGMPVLRSESRGDMYIELAVETPVNLTKRQKELLKEFRDEGKGKNTSPETDGFFAKVKEFWDDLTE
- a CDS encoding DJ-1/PfpI family protein codes for the protein MQIAILTFDGFNELDSFIASGILNRMRGKGWKAHITCPEAEVTSMNGVTVRAEKPLEFAGEADAVLFGSGMKTRDVAQTPAILDRIRLDPARQLIGAQCSGTLLLAKLGLLGGRPACTDLTTKPWVIEAGVDVLNQPFHADGNIATAGGCLASQYLATWVLMAGASREEAESAIHYVAPVGQKDEYVARAIGTVEPFVSTGVRAAE
- a CDS encoding AraC family transcriptional regulator; translated protein: MRIAPGDGPGGPERIEACFGGQAYAPHRHDTYAIGVTLNGVQSFTYRGVERNSLAGNTIVLHPDELHDGRSGAEGGFRYRMLYIDPDAVREALPDADRSLPFVGECISRDPALRAAATTALQDIDQTKTGLEWASDIADIAQALARLDPATAPRRVGPADVEAVRRAKQAMLNSLDQDLAMGDLESITGQSRFALARHFRAVSGISPHRWLVMRRLDRARAALQTGATLSSAAAEASFADQAHMTRHFKNAFGMTPGAWRERLNYLASKKP
- a CDS encoding cupin domain-containing protein, producing the protein MNPVLTLDQEFAQITEYYSPRVVALANGQYVKLAKLKGGFVRHNHEKEDEFFFVLKGTFCLRYDDGSEAVMTAGQCHVTPRGVWHHPYAPEEAWAMFVEPAGTLHTGTVDSPLSKFVESQIATLVQEG
- a CDS encoding DUF2000 family protein, yielding MHFDTKLAIVIRDDLLPWQGLNVTAFLAGGLAGRDPNILGAAYADADGTDYAPLIREPIFVLAGTAETLQRTRRRAVDRGLTPAIYTVEMFSTDHDDANRAAVAAVAADALDLVGVAIHGPRKAVDKVINGLKRHP
- a CDS encoding DCC1-like thiol-disulfide oxidoreductase family protein — protein: MHQTNSILLFDSDCVLCSRWVRFILRWERAPEIRFVAAQSDAGQALLAELGLPLTDWDTNFLLETGPNGQVLHVRSDAALAVLARMRAPVRWLSFLRIVPRTMRDWIYDRVARNRYAWFGRRDSCLVPPPELRTRFL
- a CDS encoding hydroxyacid-oxoacid transhydrogenase — encoded protein: MALSPYFMPTETGDTAFTVEAPKIKFGSGSLKEVGQDALGLGMTKVAVYTDKWVKDLPAMRDVVESLRAAGLAFDVYTETEVEPTDQSFKAGTQFAVDGGFDGFISVGGGSVIDTAKAANLYSTYPDDFLAYVNAPVGQAKPVPGPLKPHIACPTTFGTASECTGIAVFDFLEMEAKTGIASPRLRPSLGVLDPANLASLPKLVLAANGFDVFTHAFESLTARPFTHRAKPADPSKRPLSQGANPYSDIACQEAIRLVGGHLVGAVNDPSDEDYEALMFAGMLAGIGFGNAGCHVPHAMSYAVAGLVRDYQAEGWPSNHPLVPHGISVIVNAPAVFRMTGPACPERHRMGAEAMGATAEELGDLPPGDALADRIEIMMRATGVPNGLSGVGYTDDDLDNLVAKAAPQRRLLDNAPLPVAEAELRGLFRDALRYW